In the genome of Hydractinia symbiolongicarpus strain clone_291-10 chromosome 5, HSymV2.1, whole genome shotgun sequence, one region contains:
- the LOC130644964 gene encoding proliferation marker protein Ki-67-like isoform X13, with amino-acid sequence MEGVFGKIVVIRRNGTDGPVFPISSNKEKIVFGRDESTDIRVQLPRVAQQHCQLLVSDRKVTLENFSEVLPTQCNKKTFGKSIEMKHQDVFSISDRFFRIEFNEMFQQRNTPKRKSLTKTPLGNSPRTPNQNTPLKDSIKRLRRDSDKVEEGTEPALTMSPSTIMLPLKSPRRSPRIIDKENNSPNLNTVVKTPSLLKEAINNNRKRVSFGANLSPEYFDKRLPPSTPVRRGESPTRSPFRRKSDPFYRKTPATNKRRCSVATGLSTIPIAEGEEENENVIPLLLQFDSSGTVDSVVDIFANSPSMRQDLPPPLKAEVVTRENISSSEETELQEVQEKKKKKLATPLRAEIKKGISLKSKKKLATPLRKDIVKGRVLRATKPRLLTPLRSSIKAGVTLKKTKPKTPVKPIEQKKLPTPVRDEIHTAPKLRSVKHKLPAALREDILSSRKLKSTKKKVLKTPLKRAIEKKPSLRQTLKKGLKTPVRKQIKEGLKLKQRFRKMPTQLQEEILNGVQLKVNMTKMKTPLKKDIAKGVILRETKKKMKTSLRDEIQSDVSLCETKKKLQTPLRKEIQSGYSLRETKRKLQTPLKKEIQSGLSLLETKKKLQTPLRKEIQSGVSLCETKKKLQTPLRKEIQSGLSLRETKRRMKTPLRDEIQSGVKLRETKKKALTPVKQQDNPEDNEESKVFITSKERHILKAKRRLPRVVLPEISGNLVTFTGFAVKEKVGFPAKKRQRRGSTPYKKALPASEVKKFDQSMITDTQLNERTVEMEQTQSKTPLTEKTANRKSTAKTPVANETSSLTEAEDDESMQTLFKTPATEKEVNRKSTAKTPVFETIANETSSPTEAEGDDESMQTLVKTPATEREVNRKSTAKTPVANETSSLTEAEDDESMQTLFKTPATEKEVNKKSTAKTPVFETIANETSSPTEAGGDDESMQTFFKTPVTQKKVNRKLTAKTPVANETSSLTEAEDDESMQTLFKTPATEKEVNRKSTAKTPVVETIANETSSLTEAEDDESMQTLFKTPVTQKKFNRKSTPKTPVANETSSLTEAEDDESIQTLFKTPVTQKKVNRKSTAKTPVVEIIANETSSLTEAEDDESMQTLFKTPATEKEVNRKSTAKTPVANETSSLTEAEDDKSLQTLFKTSVTQKKVHRKSTAKTPVVETIANETSSLTEAEDDESIQTLFKTPVTQKKVNRKSTAKTPVANETSSLTEAEDDESLQTLFKTPVTQKKVNRKSTAKTPVVETIGNETSSLTEAEDDESMHSLFKTPVTQKKVNRKSTAKTPVANETSSLTEAEDDESMQTLFKTPATEKEVNRKSTAKTPVANETSSLTEAEDDESMQTLFKTPATEKEVNRKSTAKTPVFETIANETSSQTEADGDDESMQTLVKTPASQKKGNRKSTAKTLVVETIANEISCPTEAQDDNESMQTLFKTPTTEKEVNRKSTAKTPVAEYGAEIPVVENMRSEISLEIEEIEEKIATVLKSSASHGKTGIVVDNSTLLKRGSSLPKHVFGDITTVVISPLNAKQRGGKIYTNDDLSVAVKANESHEYREETHSQDAIAESCVRSTRSRRVRTIKDVDTVVTKSLRSRSRNLVEDVTEDFTVLSNVNESFLALAKTRHCQKSLPVKKSTQKQKPKADTNVISVEEKTSPKTLLTVIVEIPEEQETKSRTASDSNGDVSTTRATRSRRGVLNRNGGKSEAIREPVRKIRGTHRRVPVPVEDKLAACEYLVEDPPSKVKNGRKKASDEECAVASNLDDEASVSRTRGTRKGAKKNSNSVDNSEKNKNSSATEDDNLSIEMRSTRERKIAESSETDDKKASVPRTVRERNDQTENSDIKAASENSLPEEVKITRSSRRIGPTRATKGRNNNAKDFDQVNTEEVKNTRSSRRKEPTRATKGRSDKAKDNDQVSTEEVKITRSSRRKGPTRARTGRTDDAEDNDGVSIEGNLCEEVKITRSSRRKIVDGTSQSEPVRKSRRRNVDSAEKSAEPTQEKGGAKSEKVDDTVKKTKKPSGEKRKLKEIKANINEPVKRPRPRRGKTRDTEEEVVPPVTRRVTRSRK; translated from the exons ACACCACTTGGAAATAGTCCTCGTACTCCTAATCAAAATACACCTTTAAAGGATAGCATCAAGCGTTTAAGACGCGATTCAGATAAAGTTGAGGAAGGCACAGAACCTGCTTTAACAATGTCACCAAGCACTATTATGTTGCCATTAAAATCACCAAGGAGATCACCTAGGATAatagacaaagaaaataactctccaaatttaaatactgttgtgAAAACACCTAGTCTATTAAAAGAAGCCATAAATAATAATAGGAAGCGTGTTTCGTTTGGAGCCAATCTAAGTCCTGAATATTTTGATAAAAGACTTCCTCCTAGTACTCCTGTTCGTCGGGGTGAAAGTCCAACAAGATCTCCATTTAGAAGAAAGTCAGATCCATTTTATCGAAAAACACCAGCCACTAACAAACGCAGATGCTCTGTTGCGACAGGTTTATCAACTATCCCTATTGCAGAGGGAGAGGAAGAGAATGAAAATGTCATTCCTCTGCTTTTGCAATTTGATTCTTCCGGCACTGTTGATTCAGTTGTTGATATTTTTGCCAATTCACCTTCAATGAGACAAGACCTTCCACCTCCTTTAAAGGCAGAAGTTGTAACTCGGGAGAATATCAGTAGTTCTGAAGAAACAGAATTACAAGAAGtgcaagaaaaaaagaagaaaaaactagCTACACCATTACGTGCTGAGATCAAAAAAGGTAtttctttaaaatcaaaaaagaaactAGCAACACCACTTCGAAAGGATATTGTAAAAGGTAGAGTCCTGAGGGCAACTAAACCAAGGTTATTGACACCATTGCGTTCATCTATAAAAGCAGGTGTTacacttaaaaaaacaaagccAAAAACTCCAGTCAAGCCTATTGAACAGAAAAAACTACCAACACCTGTTAGAGACGAGATACACACTGCACCAAAACTTAGATCTGTGAAACATAAACTACCAGCTGCATTAAGAGAAGATATTTTAAGTagtagaaaattaaaaagtacaaagaaaaaagtattgaaGACACCATTGAAAAGAGCCATTGAAAAAAAACCTTCATTGCGGCAGACATTGAAAAAAGGATTGAAAACACCTGtcagaaaacaaataaaagaag GATTAAAACTGAAGCAAAGATTTAGAAAGATGCCAACACAATTACAAGAGGAAATATTGAACGGTGTACAACTTAAGGTTAAcatgacaaaaatgaaaacaccattaaaaaaagatattgcAAAGGGGGTTATTCTCCGTGAAACCAAGAAGAAGATGAAAACATCTCTGCGTGATGAAATTCAATCTGATGTTTCTCTATGTGAAACCAAAAAGAAATTGCAAACTCCTTTGAGAAAAGAAATCCAATCTGGCTATTCTTTACGAGAAACCAAAAGGAAATTGCAGACTCCCTTGAAGAAAGAAATTCAATCTGGCCTATCTTTGCTGGAAACCAAAAAGAAATTGCAGACTCCCTTGAGGAAAGAAATCCAATCTGGCGTATCATTGTGTGAAACCAAAAAGAAATTGCAGACTCCCTTGAGGAAAGAAATCCAATCTGGTCTGTCTTTACGTGAAACTAAAAGGAGGATGAAAACTCCTCTTCGTGATGAAATTCAATCTGGTGTAAAGTTACGAGAAACCAAAAAAAAGGCACTAACTCCTGTTAAGCAGCAAGATAATCCAGAAGATAATGAAGAATCTAAAGTTTTTATTACAAGTAAAGAAAGACATATTTTAAAAGCTAAAAGAAGACTTCCTCGTGTCGTATTGCCTGAAATATCTGGCAATCTAGTCACTTTCACCGGATTTGCTGTGAAG GAAAAAGTGGGTTTCCCTGCCAAAAAGAGGCAAAGAAGGGGAAGTACACCATACAAGAAGGCTTTGCCTGCTTCAG AAGTGAAAAAATTTGATCAAAGCATGATCACGGATACCCAATTAAATGAAAGAACTGTAGAAATGGAGCAAACTCAGTCCAAGACTCCTTTAACAGAAAAGACAGCTAACAGAAAATCGACAGCAAAAACACCTGTTGCAAATGAAACTAGTTCTCTAACAGAGGCAGAGGATGATGAAAGCATGCAGACCTTGTTCAAGACTCCAGCAACTGAAAAGGAAGTTAACAGAAAATCGACAGCAAAAACAcctgtttttgaaactattgcaaaTGAAACTAGTTCTCCAACAGAGGCAGAAGGTGATGATGAAAGCATGCAGACCTTGGTCAAGACTCCAGCAACTGAAAGGGAAGTTAACAGAAAATCGACAGCAAAAACACCTGTTGCAAATGAAACTAGTTCTCTAACAGAGGCAGAGGATGATGAAAGCATGCAGACCTTGTTCAAGACTCCAGCAACTGAAAAGGAAGTTAACAAAAAATCGACAGCAAAAACAcctgtttttgaaactattgcaaaTGAAACTAGTTCTCCAACAGAGGCAGGTGGTGATGATGAAAGCATGCAGACCTTTTTCAAGACTCCAGTAACACAAAAGAAAGTTAACAGAAAATTGACAGCAAAAACACCTGTTGCAAATGAAACTAGTTCTCTAACAGAGGCAGAGGATGATGAAAGCATGCAGACCTTGTTCAAGACTCCAGCAACTGAAAAGGAAGTTAACAGAAAATCGACAGCAAAAACACCTGTTGTTGAAACTATTGCAAATGAAACTAGTTCTCTAACAGAGGCAGAAGATGATGAAAGCATGCAGACCTTGTTCAAGACTCCAGtaacacaaaagaaatttaacAGAAAATCGACACCAAAAACACCTGTTGCAAATGAAACTAGTTCTCTAACAGAGGCAGAAGATGATGAAAGCATACAGACCTTGTTCAAGACTCCAGTAACACAAAAGAAAGTTAACAGAAAATCGACAGCAAAAACACCTGTTGTTGAAATTATTGCAAATGAAACTAGTTCTCTAACAGAGGCAGAAGATGATGAAAGCATGCAGACCTTGTTCAAGACTCCAGCAACTGAAAAGGAAGTTAACAGAAAATCGACAGCAAAAACACCTGTTGCAAATGAAACTAGTTCTCTAACAGAGGCAGAGGATGATAAAAGCTTGCAGACCTTGTTCAAGACTTCAGTAACACAAAAGAAAGTTCACAGAAAATCGACAGCAAAAACACCTGTTGTTGAAACTATTGCAAATGAAACTAGTTCTCTAACAGAGGCAGAAGATGATGAAAGCATACAGACCTTGTTCAAGACTCCAGTAACACAAAAGAAAGTTAACAGAAAATCGACAGCAAAAACACCTGTTGCAAATGAAACTAGTTCTCTAACAGAGGCAGAGGATGATGAAAGCTTGCAGACCTTGTTCAAGACTCCAGTAACACAAAAGAAAGTTAACAGAAAATCGACAGCAAAAACACCTGTTGTTGAAACTATTGGAAATGAAACTAGTTCTCTAACAGAGGCAGAAGATGATGAAAGCATGCATTCCTTGTTCAAGACTCCAGTAACACAAAAGAAAGTTAACAGAAAATCGACAGCAAAAACACCTGTTGCAAATGAAACTAGTTCTCTAACAGAGGCAGAGGATGATGAAAGCATGCAGACCTTGTTCAAGACTCCAGCAACTGAAAAGGAAGTTAACAGAAAATCGACAGCAAAAACAC CTGTTGCAAATGAAACTAGTTCTCTAACAGAGGCAGAGGATGATGAAAGCATGCAGACCTTGTTCAAGACTCCAGCAACTGAAAAGGAAGTTAACAGAAAATCGACAGCAAAAACAcctgtttttgaaactattgcaaaTGAAACTAGTTCTCAAACAGAGGCAGACGGTGATGATGAAAGCATGCAGACCTTGGTCAAGACTCCAGCATCACAAAAAAAAGGTAACAGAAAATCGACAGCAAAAACACTTGTTGTTGAAACAATTGCAAATGAAATTAGTTGTCCAACAGAGGCACAGGATGATAATGAAA GCATGCAGACCTTGTTCAAGACTCCAACAACTGAAAAGGAAGTTAACAGAAAATCGACAGCAAAAACACCTGTTGCTGAATATGGTGCAGAGATACCTGTTGTTGAAAATATGAGAAGTGAAATTAGTTTAGAAATAGAGGAGATTGAGGAAAAGATAGCGACTGTCCTGAAGAGTTCAGCATCGCATGGAAAAACTGGCATTGTTGTAGACAATAGTACGTTGCTTAAGAGAGGATCAAGTTTGCCCAAGCATGTCTTTGGTGATATAACTACTGTTGTTATTAGCCCACTGAATGCCAAACAGAGGGGCGGTAAGATATATACCAATGATGATTTAAGTGTTGCGGTTAAGGCAAATGAAAGTCACGAATACAGAGAAGAGACGCATTCACAGGATGCAATAGCTGAAAGCTGTGTGCGAAGTACCCGTAGCAGAAGGGTTAGGACTATCAAAGATGTAGACACAGTGGTAACGAAGTCTTTGCGATCTAGAAGCAGAAATTTGGTAGAAGATGTAACTGAGGATTTTACTGTGTTGTCCAATGTTAATGAATCTTTTTTAGCTTTAGCTAAGACAAGACACTGCCAAAAATCATTACCAGTTAAGAAGTCCACTCAGAAACAAAAACCAAAGGCAGACACAAATGTTATTTCTGTAGAAGAGAAGACATCACCAAAAACATTGTTGACGGTAATTGTGGAGATTCCTGAAGAACAG GAAACTAAATCGCGAACTGCAAGCGATTCTAATGGAGATGTTTCTACTACACGTGCTACGCGTTCTCGTCGTGGTGTTTTAAATAGAAACGGAGGAAAGAGCGAAGCAATAAGAGAACCTGTACGAAAAATAAGGGGAACACACCGTCGAGTTCCAGTGCCAGTGGAAGATAAATTAGCCGCATGTGAATATCTTGTTGAGGATCCACCCAGCAAAGTGAAGAATGGTCGTAAGAAAGCTTCGGATGAGGAATGCGCTGTTGCCAGTAACTTAGATGACGAAGCTTCTGTTTCACGGACCCGAGGTACTCGAAAAGGTGCGAAAAAGAATAGTAATAGTGTTGATAACtccgaaaaaaacaaaaattcaagTGCAACAGAGGATGATAACCTGTCGATAGAAATGCGATCTACCCGTGAGAGGAAAATAGCCGAATCGTCTGAAACCGATGATAAAAAAGCTTCTGTACCCCGTACAGTGAGAGAACGCAATGATCAAACTGAAAACAGCGATATCAAAGCGGCTAGCGAAAACAGCCTTCCCGAAGAAGTGAAAATAACGCGTTCGTCGAGGAGAATAGGACCTACTCGTGCAACAAAAGGACGCAATAATAATGCTAAAGATTTCGACCAAGTCAACACTGAGGAAGTAAAAAATACGCGTTCTTCGAGAAGAAAGGAGCCTACTCGTGCGACAAAAGGACGCAGTGATAAGGCTAAAGATAACGACCAAGTGTCCACTGAGGAAGTAAAAATTACGCGTTCTTCGAGAAGAAAGGGGCCTACTCGTGCAAGAACAGGGCGCACTGACGATGCTGAAGATAACGACGGAGTTTCCATCGAAGGCAACTTGTGTGAGGAAGTAAAAATAACGCGGTCGTCGAGGAGAAAAATCGTTGATGGTACTTCGCAGTCTGAACCTGTGAGAAAATCACGCCGTCGAAATGTAGATTCGGCAGAAAAATCGGCGGAACCAACACAGGAGAAGGGTGGCGCTAAGTCGGAAAAAGTTGACGATACAGTGAAAAAGACCAAGAAACCTTCAGGAGAAAAGCGAAAGCTAAAAGAAATTAAAGCAAACATCAATGAGCCAGTTAAAAGGCCCCGCCCAAGAAGAGGGAAGACTCGAGACACAGAAGAGGAGGTTGTTCCGCCAGTGACTAGGCGAGTAACACGAAGCAGGAAATGA